One genomic region from Pseudomonas hormoni encodes:
- a CDS encoding 3-methyl-2-oxobutanoate dehydrogenase (2-methylpropanoyl-transferring) subunit alpha, producing the protein MNQAYEPLRLHVPEPSGRPGCKTDFSYLRLTDAGTVRKPAIDVEPADTADLAKGLIRVLDDEGNALGPWAEGVPVEILRKGMRAMLKTRIFDNRMVVAQRQKKMSFYMQSLGEEAIGSAQALALNIDDMCFPTYRQQSILMAREVPLVDLICQLLSNERDPLKGRQLPIMYSVKESGFFTISGNLATQFVQGVGWGMASAIKGDTKIASAWIGDGATAESDFHTALTFAHVYRAPVILNVVNNQWAISTFQAIAGGEATTFAGRGVGCGIASLRVDGNDFIAVYAASAWAAERARRNLGPTMLEWVTYRAGPHSTSDDPSKYRPADDWSYFPLGDPIARLKQHLVKIGHWSEEEHVAVSAELEAEVIAAQKEAEQYGTLAGGQIPSAATMFEDVYKEMPEHLKRQRQELGI; encoded by the coding sequence ATGAACCAAGCGTACGAACCGCTGCGCCTGCACGTTCCCGAACCTTCGGGCCGCCCAGGCTGCAAAACCGACTTCTCCTACCTGCGTCTGACCGACGCCGGCACGGTGCGCAAACCCGCCATTGACGTAGAACCCGCCGACACGGCCGACCTGGCCAAAGGCCTGATTCGCGTGCTCGACGATGAGGGCAATGCCCTCGGTCCGTGGGCGGAAGGCGTTCCGGTGGAGATCCTGCGTAAAGGCATGCGCGCCATGCTCAAGACGCGGATCTTCGACAACCGCATGGTCGTCGCCCAGCGTCAGAAAAAAATGTCGTTCTACATGCAGAGCCTCGGCGAAGAAGCCATCGGCAGTGCCCAGGCCCTGGCCTTGAACATCGACGACATGTGCTTCCCGACCTATCGCCAGCAAAGCATCCTGATGGCGCGGGAAGTGCCGCTGGTGGACCTGATCTGCCAACTGCTGTCCAACGAGCGCGATCCGCTCAAGGGCCGTCAGTTGCCGATCATGTACTCGGTCAAGGAATCCGGCTTCTTCACCATTTCCGGCAACCTCGCCACCCAATTCGTACAAGGCGTGGGCTGGGGCATGGCCTCGGCGATCAAGGGCGACACCAAAATCGCCTCGGCCTGGATCGGCGACGGCGCCACTGCTGAATCCGACTTCCACACTGCTCTCACCTTCGCTCACGTTTACCGTGCGCCGGTGATCCTCAACGTGGTCAACAACCAGTGGGCAATCTCCACGTTCCAGGCGATTGCCGGTGGTGAAGCGACCACTTTTGCCGGTCGTGGCGTCGGTTGCGGCATTGCCTCCCTGCGGGTTGATGGCAACGATTTCATCGCGGTCTACGCGGCCTCTGCCTGGGCCGCCGAACGCGCCCGCCGCAACCTCGGCCCGACCATGCTCGAATGGGTCACCTACCGCGCCGGCCCGCACTCGACTTCCGATGATCCATCCAAATACCGTCCTGCCGACGACTGGAGCTACTTCCCGTTGGGCGACCCGATTGCGCGCCTGAAGCAGCATCTGGTGAAAATCGGCCACTGGTCCGAAGAGGAACACGTCGCCGTCAGCGCCGAACTGGAAGCTGAAGTCATCGCTGCGCAGAAAGAAGCCGAGCAGTACGGCACCCTCGCCGGCGGCCAGATTCCGAGCGCCGCGACCATGTTCGAAGACGTCTATAAAGAGATGCCGGAGCACTTGAAGCGCCAGCGTCAAGAGTTGGGGATCTGA
- a CDS encoding alpha-ketoacid dehydrogenase subunit beta — protein MNDHNNKIELETAMTTTTMTMIQALRSAMDVMLERDDNVVVFGQDVGYFGGVFRCTEGLQNKYGTSRVFDAPISESGIVGVAVGMGAYGLRPVAEIQFADYVYPASDQIISEAARLRYRSAGEFTAPMTLRMPCGGGIYGGQTHSQSIEAMFTQVCGLRTVMPSNPYDAKGLLIASIENDDPVIFLEPKRLYNGPFDGHHERPVTPWSKHPAAQVPDGYYTVPLDVAAITRPGKDVTILTYGTTVYVSQVAAEETGIDAEVIDLRSLWPLDLETIVKSVKKTGRCVVVHEATRTCGFGAELVALVQEHCFHYLEAPIERVTGWDTPYPHAQEWAYFPGPTRVGAALKRVMEV, from the coding sequence ATGAACGATCACAACAATAAAATCGAGTTGGAAACCGCCATGACCACGACCACCATGACCATGATCCAGGCCCTGCGCTCGGCCATGGATGTGATGCTTGAGCGTGACGACAACGTCGTGGTGTTCGGCCAGGACGTGGGCTACTTCGGCGGTGTATTCCGCTGCACCGAAGGCCTGCAGAACAAGTACGGCACCTCCCGGGTTTTCGACGCGCCGATCTCCGAAAGCGGCATCGTCGGTGTTGCCGTGGGCATGGGCGCCTACGGTTTGCGTCCGGTGGCCGAGATCCAGTTCGCCGATTACGTATACCCGGCGTCGGACCAGATCATTTCCGAAGCCGCCCGCCTGCGTTATCGCTCGGCCGGCGAATTCACCGCACCGATGACCCTGCGCATGCCTTGCGGCGGCGGCATCTACGGTGGCCAGACGCACAGCCAGAGCATCGAGGCGATGTTCACTCAGGTCTGCGGCTTGCGCACGGTCATGCCGTCCAACCCGTACGACGCCAAAGGCTTGCTGATCGCCTCCATCGAAAACGATGACCCGGTGATCTTTCTCGAACCGAAACGCCTGTACAACGGCCCGTTCGATGGTCACCACGAACGTCCGGTCACCCCGTGGTCGAAACACCCCGCCGCGCAAGTCCCGGACGGTTACTACACCGTGCCGCTGGACGTTGCTGCCATCACCCGTCCAGGCAAGGACGTGACCATCCTGACCTACGGCACCACCGTTTATGTGTCGCAAGTCGCCGCGGAAGAAACCGGGATCGACGCTGAAGTCATCGACCTGCGCAGCCTCTGGCCGCTGGACCTGGAAACCATCGTCAAGTCGGTGAAGAAAACCGGCCGTTGCGTAGTCGTTCACGAAGCGACCCGCACTTGCGGTTTTGGCGCCGAACTGGTCGCCCTGGTGCAAGAGCATTGCTTCCACTACCTGGAAGCGCCGATCGAACGCGTCACCGGTTGGGACACCCCCTACCCGCACGCGCAAGAGTGGGCGTATTTCCCTGGTCCGACCCGTGTGGGCGCGGCTTTGAAACGGGTTATGGAGGTCTGA
- a CDS encoding dihydrolipoamide acetyltransferase family protein: protein MGTHVIKMPDIGEGIAEVELSVWHVKVGDMVVEDQVLADVMTDKAMVDIPSPVHGKVIALGGVPGEVMAVGSILISIEVEGAGNVKESAQPVVAAMQEAPAPKVETVVESKPAPAAAPRAAVCQGPMVAREADERPLASPAVRKHALDLGIQLRLVRGTGPAGRVLHEDLDAYLAQGQSNASTATAAYAQRNDEEQIPVIGMRRKIAQRMQDATQRAAHFSYVEEIDVTAVEELRAHLNEKHGATRGKLTLLPFLVRALVVALRDFPQINARYDDEAQVITRLGAVHVGIATQADIGLMVPVVRHAEARSLWDNAQEISRLATAARTGKAARDELSGSSITLTSLGALGGIVSTPVLNLPEVAIVGVNKIVERPMVVKGQIVIRKMMNLSSSFDHRVVDGMDAAQFIQAVRGLLEQPATLFLE, encoded by the coding sequence ATGGGCACGCACGTTATTAAAATGCCGGACATTGGCGAAGGCATTGCAGAAGTTGAACTGTCGGTGTGGCACGTCAAGGTCGGCGACATGGTCGTCGAAGATCAGGTGCTGGCCGATGTGATGACCGACAAGGCGATGGTCGACATCCCTTCGCCGGTGCACGGCAAGGTGATCGCGCTGGGCGGCGTGCCCGGCGAAGTCATGGCGGTTGGCAGCATCCTGATCAGCATCGAAGTCGAAGGCGCGGGCAACGTTAAAGAGTCCGCTCAGCCTGTGGTTGCCGCCATGCAAGAAGCACCGGCGCCGAAAGTCGAAACCGTTGTGGAAAGCAAACCAGCCCCTGCTGCGGCGCCACGAGCAGCCGTATGCCAAGGCCCGATGGTGGCTCGCGAGGCCGATGAACGCCCGTTGGCGTCCCCGGCAGTACGCAAGCATGCACTTGATCTCGGCATCCAGTTGCGTCTGGTACGTGGCACCGGCCCTGCCGGTCGCGTGCTGCACGAAGACCTCGACGCCTATCTGGCGCAAGGTCAGTCGAATGCATCGACCGCCACCGCCGCATACGCCCAGCGTAATGACGAAGAGCAAATCCCGGTCATCGGCATGCGTCGCAAGATTGCCCAGCGTATGCAGGACGCCACTCAACGCGCTGCCCACTTCAGTTATGTCGAGGAAATCGACGTCACTGCCGTGGAAGAACTGCGCGCGCACCTGAACGAAAAACACGGCGCGACCCGTGGCAAGCTGACGCTGCTGCCGTTCCTCGTCCGCGCGCTGGTCGTCGCCCTGCGCGACTTCCCGCAGATCAACGCCCGTTACGACGACGAAGCCCAAGTCATCACCCGCCTTGGCGCGGTGCATGTCGGCATCGCCACCCAGGCCGACATCGGCTTAATGGTGCCAGTGGTGCGTCACGCTGAAGCTCGCAGTTTGTGGGACAACGCTCAGGAAATCTCCCGTCTGGCCACCGCCGCGCGCACTGGCAAGGCCGCCCGGGATGAACTGTCCGGCTCGAGCATCACCCTGACCAGCCTTGGCGCCCTGGGCGGTATTGTCAGCACGCCAGTGTTGAACCTGCCGGAAGTGGCCATCGTCGGCGTCAACAAAATCGTCGAACGCCCGATGGTCGTCAAAGGCCAGATCGTGATCCGCAAGATGATGAACCTCTCCAGTTCCTTCGATCACCGCGTGGTCGATGGCATGGACGCGGCGCAATTCATCCAGGCCGTTCGTGGCCTGCTCGAACAACCCGCCACCCTGTTCTTGGAGTAA